The genomic interval CAAATGCGGCTTTGGAATTAAGGGCGGCGATGCGGCTTCCCGACGCTACCATGGAGACTGCGACGGCGGCCCTGCCGATGGTTTCAGCTCCGAAATAAATCAGCTCCAGCGTACGATGCAGCAGGTCGGAGACTATTCCGGCATCCGGAAGTTCCGGCTGAAGGAGGTCGCGGATGCAGACCCAGCCAACAGAGAACAGCAGAACGATCAGTGGCGGACCGAACATCATGCGGATTCCGTCAGTGAGCCGACTGGAACGGTTAAACAGAAAAACGCCGACGGTCCAGACGGTCAGTTCGAACCCCATGGAGGCAAAAACGAGCAGTGCCACGCCTTTTTCGCCCCAGGCGAGCATGACGAGCGGCAGGGGAAGGAACAGATAGTTGTTGATGGTATTCTGAAAAAGGAAGGCATTGGCCCGCTGACGGTTGATGCCTTTGATGCATTTCATAGCGAGCAGACCAAGTGCCAGACCGGTTCCGGCAATGGCGAGTGCCATCACCGGCATAATCCAGTTAGCGGCGAGTTCCTGTGCATGCAGTTTGGTGACGGAAGAGAAAATCAGGCAGGGATAGATTACGGAGATCAGCACCCGTACCATTTCGGATGTGCCTACTGCGCTGATCATACCGCGTTTCCGGACGATAAAGCCGATCAGCATAAGAATCAGGATAAATATAATCTGGAGGACGTAATTCATATTTTTAATATTTCCGAGGCGGATTCGGCGCCGCTGCGTGATAAGCGATAACGGATAACCGTGATTTGGGAAGCCTCATTTTTGTTTTTTATCGTTAAAAGGGTTCGAAGCGGTGCATCTGATCCGGTAGATGAAGCATCATTATGAAGATCGCATTTTTCAGTACAAAATCCTACGACAGGAAATTTTTTGATCTATGTAACGCGGATTACGGCCATGAGATCGTCTATTTCGAAACCCGTCTCGTCCGGGAAACGGTCAGACTTGCTGAAGGTTTTGAATGTGTCTGCGTTTTTGTGAATGACCGTGTGGATGCCTCGGTGCTGATTGCGTTGGCGGCGCAGGGAACCCGTCTGGTGGCGCTGCGCTGTGCCGGGTTTAATAATGTCGACATCAACAGTGCGAAGGAGCTGGGTGTAACTGTTATGCGTGTTCCGGCCTATTCGCCGTATGCTGTGGCGGAGCACACCGTTGGGCTGATGCTGGCGCTGAACCGTAAAATCTACTGGGCTAATTCGCGGATCAAAGAAGGTAATTTTTCGTTGGACGGACTTTTGGGGTTTGATATGCGCCGTCGCACAGTGGGCCTGATCGGAACCGGAAAGATCGGGGAGCGCGTGGCGAGTGTGCTTTCGGGGTTCGGTTGTCGTATTATTGCTTACGACAAGGTCGAAAATCCGGTCTGCAGAGAACAGTTCGGGGTGGAATATGTCGGCCTTGATGAGCTTTTCCGCACCTCGGACATCATTTCGCTGCACTGCCCGCTCTTCAAAGAAACCATGCATCTGATCAACGGCGAGACCATCGCTATGATGAAAAAAGGGGTTATGATTATCAATACCAGCCGTGGCGCACTGATTGATGCCAAGGCGGCGATCGAGGGGTTGAAAAGTGAAAAAATCGGTTATCTGGGTATTGATGTTTATGAAGAGGAGGAGGATCTCTTTTTCGAGGATAAAACCTTTGAAATCCGCACTGATGATGTATTTGCGCGCCTTACAACTTTCCCGAATGTGGTGATTACCGGCCACCAGGCGTATTTTACGCAGGAAGCAGTTACCGCCATTTCGAAGACCACACTCGAAAATATCACGGCTTACGAAAACGGCGGCGAGCTGATCAATGTTGTAAATCCGGACTGATTCCCGCTTTCCGGGCTCTGGAAACGCGGTTTATCAACCCGTGGAAAAAAGGGAATTACCGCTTGCATGAGAGCAGGATACGTCTATTATGGCGCGCTCGTTCATGGGAGAGGTGTGTTTCGGCCGAAGGGTCGGCATTTCGACCATGGTTTATAAATTAAAAATCATAACAAAAAGGTCAGGGCGCGGGTGTGCCCGCTTTAAACATGGAATCAACAACTAACAAAGACCTGGGTGCGGATAACGCAGCCATGGAAGCAATGTACGACGAAACGCTGAAAAACTTCACAGAAGGTTCGATCGTACCCGGAAAAATCCTGAGCGTAATTGACGGCGATGTACTCATTGACATCGGATACAAATCCGAAGGTATCGTTCCGGTTCAGGAATTCAAGGATCTCGACGAAGATCCGGTTGGTCAGGAAACAGAAGTTTTCCTTGAGCAACTCGAAGACAAAGACGGCATGATCGTCATTTCCAAACGCCGTGCGGAACAGCAGCGTGCATGGGACTATGTCGTTAACGAATGCGAAGAAGGCAGCATCGTTGAAGGTACCATTAAAAACATCGTTAAAGGCGGCTTCATTGTTGATGTCGGTGTGGATGCGTTCCTTCCGGGCTCCCAGCTCGATGTCACCCCGGTTCGTAATCCCGACGAACACATGGGTAAAACCTACCAGTTCCGCATCCTCAAGATTAACCTTGAGCGTAAAAACATTGTTGTATCCCGTCGTGAACTCATCGAAGAGTCCCGTCGCGAGTCCCGCCGTAAGATTCTGGCCGAGATTCAGGTTGGTCAGGTGCGTCCGGGTGTGGTCAAAAATATCACCGACTTCGGGGCCTTTGTTGACCTCGACGGTATTGACGGTCTGCTCCACGTCACCGACATGACCTGGGGCCGTATCAACCATCCGTCCGAACTGCTGAAAGTCGGCGACGAGCTGAATGTGATGATTCTCGATATTGACCTCGAGAAAGAACGCATCAGCCTCGGCCTCAAGCAGACCATGGACAATCCGTGGGAAGAAATTGAAGCCCGCTACCCGATCGGCGGCCGTGTACACGGTAAAGTGGTCAACCTCGCTCCGTACGGTGCGTTCGTTGAACTTGAAGAGGGTGTTGAAGGTCTCGTTCACGTTTCTGAAATGTCCTGGACCAAACGCATCCAGCGTGCGGCGGATGTACTGAACGTCGGCGATGAAGTGGATGCGGTTGTTCTGGCGGTTTCTACGGAAGACAAGAAGATCTCTCTCGGCATGCGTCAGACCGAAGAAAACCCGTGGGAAGTGGTTGCCGGCAAATACCCGATCGGTTCGCTGGTTGAAGGTAAAGTCCGTAACTTTACCTCATACGGTGCATTTGTTGAGCTCGAAGAAGGTGTTGACGGCATGATCCATGTGTCCGACATGTCCTGGACACGCAAGGTCAACCATCCGTCTGAAGTCCTCAAGAAGGGCGAAGAAGTTCAGACCGTGGTTCTCGAAATCGATTCCACCAATCAGCGTATCAGCCTCGGCCTCAAACAGGCTCAGGACGATCCGTGGGCCGGTATTGTTGACCGCTACCCGATCGGTGCGAAAGTCAGCGGAATCGTTACAAAGATCTCGTCCTTCGGCGCCTTCGTTGAAATCGAAGAAGGTATCGACGGCCTGGTACATATCAGCCAGATCTCCGATGATCACGTGGAGAAGGTTAAAGATGTTCTGAATGTCGGCGACACCATTGAAGCCCGCGTGGTTAAAGTGGATCCGGTTGAACACCGCATCGGCCTGAGTGTTAAAGCCGCCAAGGTTAAAGATGACGAATTCGAAGTTCAGGAAGACATGCTCGAAGGACTGCAGTCCGGCGAAGAGCTGGTTGACCTCGGCTCCGCGTTTGATAACGCCTTCGGTGATGCCCTCGAAGAGTGGCACCCCGGTGACAAGAAATAATCCTCTTGCGCTGAATGTTGAAAACCTGCCCGGATTCGGGCGGGTTTTTTTGTGACTTTCGTGCGTGTTTGTGGCTAAATGCGCCCTCTATTTTTCTGAAACGAATAAACCGGTTTGAGCAAACACATGAATATTGAAGAGCAAGTTGATTTCCTGACGGCGCGGTCGGTGGACTTTGTCAGCCGCGATGAGTTGAAAAAGAAACTCGAAAAATGCGCCGCCGAAGGCCGAGGCCTGCGGGTGAAATACGGGGCCGATCCGTCCGCACCGGACATTCATCTCGGTCATGTGGTGGGGCTGAATAAACTGCGCGAATTCCAGGACGCCGGCCATACTGTTGTTTTTATCATAGGCGACTTTACCGGAATGATCGGTGATCCGTCCGGAAAATCGGCGACCCGCCCGGCTCTTTCCAGAGAGCAGGTGGCGAAAAATGCCGAGAGTTATAAGGAACAGGTCTTTAAAATCCTTGATCCGGAAAAAACCGAGGTCCGCTTTAATTCGGAATGGCTCGGCGAAATGAAATTTGAAGATGTAATCCGGCTGACCGCCCATGTGACGGTGGCCCAGATGCTGGCACGCGATGATTTTTCCAAGCGCTATGCGGAAAACCGTCCGATTTCGCTGGTGGAATTCCTTTATCCGCTGGTGCAGGCCTATGATTCTGTGATGATCGAAGCCGACATTGAACTCGGCGGAACCGATCAGCTCTTTAATCTGCTGCTCGGCCGGGAACTGCAGAAGGTGATGGGTCAGGAACCGCAGTGTGTGATGACGTTACCGCTGATCGAAGGGCTCGACGGTGTGCAGAAGATGTCGAAATCGCTCAATAATTATGTAGGTGTCGATGAAGAGCCGCGGGACATGTACGGTAAGCTGATGAGTGTACCGGACGATCTGATGTGGAAATATTTTGAATACATCCTGTGCTGGCCGGCTGAAAAAGTGGCGGCAACCAAAGCGGGGGTGGAAAGCGGAGAGCTGCATCCGCGTGCGGTGAAGGATATGCTCGGACAGAGTGTGGTGGCACGTTTTATCGGCGAAGCGGAAGGGAAAGCTGCCGCCGAGGAATTTACGCGTGTTTTTGCGCAGAAGGAACTGCCGGACGATATTCCGGAAGTCGTGGTTCCGGCGGAGGAAATCGGGCTGCTCAGTCTGATGGTGCAGGCCGGGCTCTGTAAAAGTAATGGCGAAGCGCGCCGTCTGGTTAAGCAGGGGGCGGTAAAAATTAACGACGAAAAAGTAACAGACGAACGCGCTCGGATTATCCCGGAAGACGGAATGATTATCCGTTCCGGCAAGCGCGGTTTTGCTCAGGTGAAAATTGGATAGTGGAGGTTAAAGACGATGGCGGGTCATAGTAAATGGGCGAACATTAAGCATAAAAAAGCGGCGGCGGATGCGGCGCGCGGAAAAATTTTCAGTAAAATCGCCAAAGAGATTATCGTGGCAGCGGCCGCGGGCGGCGGAAATGTGGACGACAATATTCAGTTGCGTGCTCTGGTGCAGAAAGCCAAAAGCGTTTCTATGCCGAAGGACAACATTGAACGTGCCATTAAAAAGGGTACCGGTGAGCTCGAAGGCGGTGCGCTGGAAGAGGGGTCCTACGAATGCTATGCGGCCGGCGGAATTGCTGTGGTGGTGAAAGTGCTGACCGATAATAAAAACCGGTCGGCATCTGAAGTGCGCCATGCTTTTACTAAAGCCGGAACGGAACTGGCTCCGCCGGGATCGGTCAGCCGTATGTTCCAGCGCAAGGGACAGATCTTTATTGATAAGGATAAAACGGACGAAGATACGCTGATGGATGTGGCGCTCGAAGCCGGAGCGGAAGATCTGAAAACCGATGGTGATCAGTTTGAAGTGATCACGGAGCCTAATGATTTTGATAATGTGTCCGATGCGATCACCAAAGCGGGCATCGAAATGGCGGAATCTGAAATCACAATGATTCCGGATCTTGTGACGGAAGTGACCGATGTGGAGCAGGCCAAGAAGATCATGAACTTTATTGAGGCGCTGGAAGCCCTTGATGATGTTCAGGATGTTTATTCCAACTTCGATATTTCCGACGAAATTGCGGCACAGCTCGAAGCGGAATAAATCCGTTCAGATAACCGTATTGAAGGCGCGAATTTTGTTTCGCGCCTTTTTTGTATCGGCATCCGGAGCTTAAATCAGGAGTCCGTAAAATGCGATAAGCACCGTAACTTTGATCAGCTCCAGCAGTATGAACAGCAGGTGAAGTTTTGACGGCGGGGGTGTGCTGCCCTGAATAATCTCTGTTGCACGCCGGGTAAGCCGCGGAGTCAGCCAGAAGGTTTCAAGGGTCATGATCATGGTGAGCGCCCAAAGAAGCAGGCCGGGCGTGGATGAGGGAAGCC from Verrucomicrobia bacterium S94 carries:
- a CDS encoding 2-hydroxyacid dehydrogenase, producing the protein MKIAFFSTKSYDRKFFDLCNADYGHEIVYFETRLVRETVRLAEGFECVCVFVNDRVDASVLIALAAQGTRLVALRCAGFNNVDINSAKELGVTVMRVPAYSPYAVAEHTVGLMLALNRKIYWANSRIKEGNFSLDGLLGFDMRRRTVGLIGTGKIGERVASVLSGFGCRIIAYDKVENPVCREQFGVEYVGLDELFRTSDIISLHCPLFKETMHLINGETIAMMKKGVMIINTSRGALIDAKAAIEGLKSEKIGYLGIDVYEEEEDLFFEDKTFEIRTDDVFARLTTFPNVVITGHQAYFTQEAVTAISKTTLENITAYENGGELINVVNPD
- the rpsA gene encoding 30S ribosomal protein S1, with protein sequence MEAMYDETLKNFTEGSIVPGKILSVIDGDVLIDIGYKSEGIVPVQEFKDLDEDPVGQETEVFLEQLEDKDGMIVISKRRAEQQRAWDYVVNECEEGSIVEGTIKNIVKGGFIVDVGVDAFLPGSQLDVTPVRNPDEHMGKTYQFRILKINLERKNIVVSRRELIEESRRESRRKILAEIQVGQVRPGVVKNITDFGAFVDLDGIDGLLHVTDMTWGRINHPSELLKVGDELNVMILDIDLEKERISLGLKQTMDNPWEEIEARYPIGGRVHGKVVNLAPYGAFVELEEGVEGLVHVSEMSWTKRIQRAADVLNVGDEVDAVVLAVSTEDKKISLGMRQTEENPWEVVAGKYPIGSLVEGKVRNFTSYGAFVELEEGVDGMIHVSDMSWTRKVNHPSEVLKKGEEVQTVVLEIDSTNQRISLGLKQAQDDPWAGIVDRYPIGAKVSGIVTKISSFGAFVEIEEGIDGLVHISQISDDHVEKVKDVLNVGDTIEARVVKVDPVEHRIGLSVKAAKVKDDEFEVQEDMLEGLQSGEELVDLGSAFDNAFGDALEEWHPGDKK
- a CDS encoding tyrosine--tRNA ligase, coding for MNIEEQVDFLTARSVDFVSRDELKKKLEKCAAEGRGLRVKYGADPSAPDIHLGHVVGLNKLREFQDAGHTVVFIIGDFTGMIGDPSGKSATRPALSREQVAKNAESYKEQVFKILDPEKTEVRFNSEWLGEMKFEDVIRLTAHVTVAQMLARDDFSKRYAENRPISLVEFLYPLVQAYDSVMIEADIELGGTDQLFNLLLGRELQKVMGQEPQCVMTLPLIEGLDGVQKMSKSLNNYVGVDEEPRDMYGKLMSVPDDLMWKYFEYILCWPAEKVAATKAGVESGELHPRAVKDMLGQSVVARFIGEAEGKAAAEEFTRVFAQKELPDDIPEVVVPAEEIGLLSLMVQAGLCKSNGEARRLVKQGAVKINDEKVTDERARIIPEDGMIIRSGKRGFAQVKIG
- a CDS encoding YebC/PmpR family DNA-binding transcriptional regulator — translated: MAGHSKWANIKHKKAAADAARGKIFSKIAKEIIVAAAAGGGNVDDNIQLRALVQKAKSVSMPKDNIERAIKKGTGELEGGALEEGSYECYAAGGIAVVVKVLTDNKNRSASEVRHAFTKAGTELAPPGSVSRMFQRKGQIFIDKDKTDEDTLMDVALEAGAEDLKTDGDQFEVITEPNDFDNVSDAITKAGIEMAESEITMIPDLVTEVTDVEQAKKIMNFIEALEALDDVQDVYSNFDISDEIAAQLEAE